In Haladaptatus cibarius D43, the sequence CCACACATCCGGGACAAGTTGAGCGGACAGGCGATTACGCAGGGACAGGCGATTCCGTTCGGTTTCGGCCTGATGGGAATGGGTTCCGGCCAATCCATCCCGCTCAAAGTCGCCAGCACCGACCCCGAGGGAACCGTCGTCGTGACGGACTCCACCGAAATCCAAATTAGCGAACGCCCTGCCGAAGAAATCGCGGCCGGAGCAGGCGGTGGCGGTGGACAGGCGCGACCCGACGTGACCTACGAGGACATCGGCGGCTTGGAGCGCGAACTCGAACAGGTTCGGGAGATGATAGAACTACCGATGCGACACCCAGAACTGTTCAGTCGCCTCGGCATCGACCCGCCGAAAGGTGTGTTGCTCCACGGGCCGCCCGGAACCGGGAAAACCCTGATGGCGAAGGCCGTCGCCAACGAAATCGACGCCTACTTCCGAACCATCTCGGGGCCGGAAATCATGTCGAAATACTACGGCGAGTCCGAAGAGCAACTAAGAGAGGTGTTCGAGGAGGCAGAACAGAACTCCCCGGCCATCATCTTCATCGACGAAATCGACTCCATCGCGCCGAAACGCGAGGAGGCAGGCGGCGACGTGGAACGCCGTGTCGTCGCGCAACTCCTGTCGCTGATGGACGGACTCGAAGAACGCGGTGAAGTGACGGTTATCGCCGCCACGAACCGCGTGGATGCGGTTGACCCCGCGCTCCGCCGTGGCGGTCGGTTCGACCGCGAAATTGAAATCGGCGTGCCAGACCGCGACGGTCGCCTCGAAATCATGCAGGTTCACACGCGCGGGATGCCCCTCGCGGACAGCATCGATTTGGAGGAGTACGCCGACAACACCCACGGGTTCGTCGGTGCCGACCTCGAATCGCTCGCTCGCGAATCCGCAATGAACGCGCTCCGCCGCGTCCGCCCCGAACTCGACCTCGATTCGGAGGAAATTCCAGCCGACGTGTTGGAGGCACTGAAGGTCACGGAACGAGACTTCAAGGAAGCGCTGAAAGGTATCGAACCCTCGGCGCTCCGCGAGGTCTTTGTGGAAGTGCCCGACGTGTCGTGGCAGGACGTGGGCGGTTTGGAGGACACGAAAGAACGCCTCCGCGAAACCATCCAGTGGCCGCTCGACTACCCCGAGGTGTTCGAATCACTGGACATGCAGGCCGCGAAAGGCGTCCTGATGTACGGGCCGCCCGGAACCGGGAAAACGCTCATGGCGAAAGCCGTCGCCAACGAAAGCGACAGCAACTTCATCTCGATTAAAGGCCCCGAACTGCTGTCGAAGTGGGTCGGCGAGTCCGAGAAGGGCGTCCGAGAAGTGTTCAGCAAAGCCCGCGAGAACGCCCCGACCGTGGTGTTCTTCGATGAAATCGACTCCATCGCCACGGAGCGCGGCCGCGACGGCGGCGGTGGCTCACAGGTCAGCGAACGCGTCGTCTCGCAGATGCTGACCGAACTCGACGGCCTCGAAGAACTCGAAGACGTGGTGGTCATCGCCACCTCGAACCGCCCCGACCTCATCGACTCGGCGCTCCTGCGTCCGGGTCGCCTCGACAGACACGTCCACGTGCCCGTCCCTGACGAGGATGCGCGCCTGGCCATCTTCGAGGTTCACACCCGGAACAAGCCGCTGGCCGACGACGTTGACTTGGACTCGCTGGCGCGGAAAACCGACGGCTACGTCGGTGCCGACATCGAGGCCGTCTGCCGGGAAGCGGCGATGGCCGCGAGCAGAGAGTTCATCCAGAGCGTCTCGCCCGAGGACATCGGCGAAAGCGTCGGCAACGTCCGCATCACCGCCGACCACTTCGAGAACGCGCTGGACGAGGTGACGCCGAGCGTCACCGAGGAAACCAAGGAACGCTACGAGGAAATCGAAGAACGGTTCGACAGCGCCGAACCCGAGACGGAAGAGCAGTTGGGTCGCACCTTCCAATAGCACCTTTTGCTGTGTGAGCGCGGCAACGCCGCGCTCACTGGCAAAATCTGCACCAAAAGCCTCCTCCTTCCCCACGGTCAGTCGTCGCCCCGGAAAATCGCAGATTTTCCGGTGAATAAACTGGCCCTCGGCGGTTGCGTCGATTGCTGTTTTGATAGCTTGTGCAGAGGGCCGTTTTGGTAGTTCGTGGAGACTGCTGTTTTTGATAGTCAGTAAAAATGCTGTTTTTCGCGGTTGTGTCACTAGCCTACCGCTTTCCCGTCGCTTCGCGCCGGAATCGCTGGCGACAGTTCGGTTGTCACGCCCCCGGAACAAGGTTCGTCACGCCTGCGGTTTCGAAGACCATCCAGACCAAAAACAGTCCGTAGACGCCGAGCAGGCCCCACGATTCGTTCTTTGTGAGCGTGAGTTCCGTTCGAAGGAAGCCGAACACGACGACGGTTGCGAGGGTGAGAAAGCCCATCATCGGCACCGTCACCGCGAAGTCGATGTCTGCGGAACCGGCGATGAGCACGCCCGCCGGAACCGCCACGAGGAGGTCGAAAACGTTGCTTCCGAACACGTTTGCGAGACTCGTCACGCCGTTGCTTTCGCGGGCGGCACGAACGCTGACCAGCGTGTCGGGGAGACTGGTTCCGGCGGCGATGACCGTCAAACCCCAAATGAAGTTCGGGGTGTTGAACAGTTCCCCGAAGCCGAGGGCGGCCTCAACGAGTCCTTCGACTGCCACGGCGATGAGAATCAGACTGGCGAGCAGCATGAGCCATTCGCGGGCGGGATTGATATCCTCGGGCGCGTCCTCGGCGTCGTGGTCTTGGGTGTCCTGATACTGCGTGAAGACGTAGACCCCGTAGAAGGCAATCGGGATGAGCGCGAGTTGCCACGTCACTGTCCCACCGAGTCGCATATCCGCGACTGGGTAGTAGATGACCGCCATTGCGAAGGTGATGATGAGCACCGAAACGGCAATCATGTAGAACTGCGCCTCCTTGTAGACGACCGAGCGGTCGGCTTTCACGCCGTCCGAGAAGATGCCCGACAGTGCTGGAATGACGAGCAGGTTGAAGATTGCCGACCCGACGATGGCGCTCACCCCCAAATCGAACGTTCCGTGACGCCACGTCGAGATGACGACGCTCGCCAATTCCGGGAAACTCGACCCGATTGCGACGACGATAGCACCCTGCACGATTGCGGGCAGGCCGTAATAGGCCGATAATCGCTTGCTCGACTGTTCGAGCCAACTGCTTGCCTTCCAGATGGCGACCGTAGCGATGACAGCGAGGATGGAGTACTCTGCGACTTCGACGAGCATTCGGCTGGACGTTTACAGTGTCGCACGATAAAACGGGGCTGTCTCGTTCTTTCTCAGAATTTTTACAGGTCGTCCGAAAAGAACTTGTCATGTCCTCCCAATCGAGGCCGCTTGAGTACGCTGACGTGGTCGCGTTCGTCGTCGCTCTCGCTGGCTTCACCGTCCACGGTTGGGTGCGCTCCGACGGTGTTTACGACACCGGAACGACGATGCTCGGTGCGTTTGGCCTCGTCGTAACTGTCGTCCTCACGATACAAGTCTGGCTTCGATAGGACGCTTCGACGGGACTGCTACTCCAACTTTTCGGCAGCGTCGCGCTCGATAAGCGGCCCGGCGTTTTCCGCGGGAAGCGTCACCACGTCTTCGGTTGCGAGGTCGTACTCGCGCTCGTCCACGCCGAGGATTTCGCCGATGTCGCGGGTGATTCGAACCGTAGTTCGTTCGTCGGAGAGCGACGGTTCCGAGTCGTCCGCCGCCGCTTCGCTTTCCTCGGCACTCGTCTCGCTTTCCGGCCCGTCCGGGGTTTCGGTCGAGGACGCAGTTCCGGCAGAAGCGGCGTCCTCGGAATCACCCGCGATTGCCGCCGCTTCCGCAGACGGTCGGTGGTCGTCGGATGCGGAGTTCGGTTCGGAACCGGTCGTTTCCGTTTTCGATGATTCCGTTCCCGGACTTGTCTCCGCCGTCCGCGATTCGGCCGACTCCGCTCCGGTCGGAGTGGAGTTGGCGTGTTCCGTTCCAGTTGGCTCGGAACTCATCGTTTCGGTCGGACTGCTATCGGACTGGTTCGGTTCCTCACCGGACAACACGTCGAGGACGGTCGATTTGTTGGATTCGATTCGTTCCACGAGGTCGGAAAATAGTTCCTGTTCCTCGTTCGTCAGCCCCTCTTCGTCCGCCGGAATCCCGGCGGCGGAGAGGCTCGCGCGCTTGACGACTTTGCCGACGCGTCGTTCGTATATCGCTTCGACGACATCCTCTGCTGTCTGGATTTCGTCGGTCAGTCGGTTGACTTCGCTCGAATCGAACGGGTTGTCCGCTCGCTCCGCGGCTCGCTCGCGTTCGTCGCGCAAACTCCCGATGTAGCTCCCCACGTCCTCGTAGAAGGATTCGCGCAGATGCTGTAGGCTATCCTTCGAGCGCTCCTTGCTCTGGACACTGCGGAGTTCGTCGAGATTCATTCTTTCCCTTTTTCTGCCCGGCCACGGGCCATGAGAAAGTTGGCCACGTATTCCGGAGTTGATACATCTCCCGCCGGAAGCCTAAAGCTTTCGCCAGCGAGTTCGACCTGTGCTGTTTCGTCCAGTTCAATCGTCACGTCGTGTCGCGTGAACGTCTCGGGAACCGCATCCCGAAGCGGGTCGAAGTCGGCCAGTTCGTCGTGCGGAATCCGTGTGACTTCCAAACTGCTTCCGCCGTGGAGACTGCCGGGAAGGCGGATGAGTCGATGCGTGTCCGTCGTCACGGGTTCGTCCACCGCGGCGGTTTCGGATTCGAACACGTCCGCTGCGAGAATCTTCGCTAAACCGTAAAACGCCGGATGTACGTCCACGTTGCCGCGCTTGATTTCCGCGTGGTTGTTTTTCGCGGCTTTGTACGCGCCCGCCGCCTTCCCCGCGCCGATGCCGTCGAACTCTTGGAGGCGTTCGAGCGCGTTCTCCTCGTCCATCGCCAGCAGTTCGTCCACGAACGAACAGAGGTGGTCGTGAACCCGCCCGCCCCACCCGCTGTCGGTCGGAAGCGTGCGCTTTTGCGTCGGATTTTTGAGGCCGATTCCGGCGACCGCTTCGGATTGGATGAGCGACTCGAAATCCGCGTCCGCCGCCCGAATGTAGTCTACGATTTCGCGGCGTGCCTCGCGGTCTAATTCGAGAACGCCCTCGTCCCGAACGTGAACGTGGTAGCCTCGACCACCTGAAAAGACGACCGTCATATCCTCGAAGCCGAAATCCCGGTCGAGCAAATCGATCAAGTCTACTAGTTCCTCTTTCCCTCGCGCCAGCATCTCGGCGTAGGGTGTCTCGGGAGTGACGCCGGGCAGGTGGTCTGCGTCCAAATCGAACACGAGGTCTGCGCTTCGCCAGCCCTTCCCGTCCATCGTTCCCGCACCGGGATTTCTGTACTGTCCGGTGGAGAAATACACGTGGCGCGGACGCTCGCGTTCGAGGAACCCGCGAAGGGTTCCGAGGTCGAGCAGCGAGTTGTGGCGAACCATCGTCGTTCCCGTCCCGGACGTCCACGGAATGTAGCCCCACTCGCGCTCGTCCGCGGCGGGCGGGAGTTCCGGTTTTACCGTCCGGTAGTGGTCGCGGAACCGTCCCCGAAGATACGCTCGCGTCCGCGCTTCCATCGTCAGTGGCAAAAACACCGAGTGGTTAAAGCGTTGTTTCTTCGCTTCAAGCAGCCGTTTCGATTTGGAAATCGAGATGCTGCGGGAGAGTGGCGGATTTTGGACAAATTCCGAGATAGCTCTGCTGGCGAAATTCGGTCGACCCGAGAACGTGGAGTAATGCGACGTTACTCGCAGATGTGAGAAAACGAATCCAAAAGTGAAACCACAGACGGAAGCTGTCCGGAAAAACGAAACCGCAGTCGTCCGGTTTTATCCGCGCATGAAGTCAGAAAGACGCTTCGTGATGCTCTCTTCTTCGCCCAGTCGGAGGTAGAACGCGTCACCGCCGTCTTCGTAATAGTTGTCGATTCGGCGTTCGACGGAAAAGCCGAGATGCCGGTAGAAGTCGAGTGCGTTCTGGTTCGTACTCCGCGCGTGGCAGGTGACGGTCGCGTGGTTTTTCGCAACCCGTGCGACCAATCGCTGGCCGAAGCCCTCGCCGCGGAAGTCGGGATTGACCGCGAGAAAGAGGATGTAGCCGTCCCGGCGCACCGCCGCAAATCCAACGATTTGTTCGCCCCCCTCGCCGTCGGTGAGGTAGCAGTAGACGGTCGACCGGCGGTATGCGTCGGTAAAGAACCCTCGCCGTTGTTTCAGCACGTCCTCGCTCTGCCGGATTTTCTCCTTCAACTGCCACGCCTCCTCGACGTAGCGGTTGTCGCCCGGCGAGACGACGCGCGTGTCAATGTTTACACTCACTGAGAGTGAGTAGCAGACAGGTGAATATAATTCCACCGGCATCGCTCGCGGTTTCCAGACTCCGTTTGGCAAGCCTGATACCCACAGCGACCGAGATTTCACCAATGACCTACGCGCTCCGCGAGCATACCGCCGACGTTGCGGTCGAAGCCACGGGAAAATCCCTTTCCGCCGTTTTCGCCGCCGTCGCCGACGGACTGGCCGCCGCGATGTGCGACGACATACCCGATGCAGGCGAGCGATTCGACATCGAAGTGAGCGCCGAAAATCGGGAGGCATTGCTGTTCGATTATCTTGACGAACTTATCTACGAACGCGATGTTCGGGCCGTCCTCCCGGTGGAAAACGAGGCGAGCGTCCACGACGCCAACGGCGAGTGGACGCTCGCGGGAAGCGCGCGAGGTGTGCCCCTCTCTGGACTCGGGGCACGCGAAATCAAAGCCGTGACGTACTCCGAGATGGCAATCGAGGAAACGGCAGATGGATGGCGCGCCTACGTCGTTTTCGACGTGTAAACCACTCACGTCGTTTTCGATGTCTGATTTATTTTCCTTCCTGCGGGGACGGTAACCGCCAACCGAACCCCGAAACGTCTTCGGGGTTCGGGCATCTACCTTCGAGTATGAACACGTACACCGCGGGAGACATCACGCTCGAACAGGTTCGAGAGTACGTCTGGGAAATCCCGCAAGAAGGGGACATGGGGACGCCAGCGCGGGTGTTCGCCAGCGAAGAGCTACTGGAACAAATCGCGGACGACAAGACGTTAGAACAGTTGAAAAACACGACCCACCTACCGGGCGTCCAGAAGTACGCCCTCTGCATGCCGGACGGCCATCAGGGGTACGGGTTCCCCGTCGGTGGGGTCGCCGGAATCGACGCCGAAAACGGCTGTATTTCGCCGGGCGCGGTCGGCTACGACATCAACTGCGGGGTTCGGATGATGCGGACGAACCTCACCTACGACGATTTGCACGGAAAAGAAGAGGAACTCGTGGACGCCCTCTTCGCCAACATCCCGTCGGGACTCGGCGGCGGCGGCGTCGTGGAAGGCGACATCGACGCCGTCAACGACGTTCTCGACCGGGGGATGGCGTGGGCGCTGGACGAAGGCTACGCGACGGAAGCTGATTTGGCTCACTGCGAGGATGAAGGAGTCCGACAGGAAAGCGACCCCGCTGCCATCTCACAGAAGGCGAAAGACCGCGGCAAAAACCAGTTGGGAAGCCTCGGCAGTGGCAACCACTTCCTCGAAGTCCAGCGCGTGACCGACGTGTTCCGCGAGGATGTCGCCGAGGCCTACAGCCTCTCGGAAGACCAAATCGTCGTCCTCATCCACTGTGGTAGTCGGGGATTGGGCCATCAGGTCTGTAACGACTACCTGCGGAAAATCGAGAAAACCCACTCGGGCCTGCTATCGAAACTCCCGGACAAGGAACTCGCCGCGGCCCCTGCGGGAAGCCAACTCGCAGAGGAGTACTATCAGGCGATGGGCGCGGCAATCAACTTCGCGTGGGTGAACCGCCAACTCATCATGCACCGAACGCGGCAGGTCTTTTCGCGCGTGTTCGGCCAGTCGTGGGAGGCCATGGAGATGGAACTGCTGTACGACGTGGCCCACAACATTGCGAAAAAGGAAACCCACGACGTGAACGGCGAGGAAAAAGAACTGTTCGTTCACCGAAAAGGTGCAACACGCGCATTCCCGGCAGGCCATCCCGAGGTGCCCGGCGCATACATCGACGTGGGGCAACCAATCATCATCCCCGGAAGCATGGGCGCGGGAAGCTACGTCCTCTGTGGCGGCGAGGAGTCCATGAACCTCAGTTTCGGTTCGACTGCCCATGGAGCAGGCCGGGTGATGAGTCGGACGCAGGCGAAAAAGGATTACTGGGGCGGCGACGTGCAGGACGAACTGGAACAAGAACACATCTACGTCAAAGCCCAAAGCGGCGCGACAGTCGCGGAGGAAGCGCCGGGCGTCTACAAGGACGTGGACGAGGTCGTGAAAGTATCCGACGCGCTCGGAATCGGCGACAAGGTGGTTCGGACGTATCCCGTCTGCAACATCAAGGGGTAGATGAAGAGATAGGTAAAACACTTCTTTCACTAATCAAAAGCTTTTGATACCTCTTGTGACGAAAGAAGAGTATGCGACGACGAGCGGTGCTCAGCACGCTGGCCACGGGTACCACCGCTGGCTGTATCGGTGGGATTCTCGGACTGTCATCGGACGACTCTCGATTCACCATCGAGAACGATTCGGTGCCGGACGGACTGCCAGCGACGCTTTCCGCGACGCTCGTTTCGGGTGCGACTGCGGAGCATCCGCCGATGCTCCGCGTAACGTTCGAATGTACCGCAGAATCCAAACAGGCGATTCGATTCGGCTACCCCAGTCCGTTTTCGGATGTCGTCAGCGCCGACACGGATGGGTCGAGACTCGTCCTCCAGTACAAACCCGATTCGAACGACAGACGTAACGGATGCTGGCAAAGCGGCCACCTCGGCGGGCGGGGAACGACCGAGCGACAGACGCTCGAACCCGGCGAGAAATCACAGGTCGAATGGGCAGTTCTTAGTTACGCGAAAAACGAATCGTGCTTTCCGAGCGGTCGCTACCGATTCGAAGACCAGTACAGCGTCGGTGGCGAAACGTACAGTTGGGGATTCTGGTTCCGAGTACGGTGAATCTGCTGGACGAGTGTTGCGTTCTCAGGTTCTGAAATCGAAGTTCGGCGCGTCTTCTGGCCTGAGTGGAACGTGTGGGTCAAGTTCCTCGCCGTCTTCGAATTTGATGAAGTTGAGGTAGTACAGTTCGCCACAGCCATCTTCGTCGGTTTCACTCGCTCCGCAAACGATTTGCACGCCGTCCGCGTCCTCGAAATCGTCGTAGGCGTTTTCGTACTCCCAGCCATCTAAGGGGTCTGCGGTCACCGACTTGTCGGCGAGGTTGGCGTCGCGTTCCAGTGTGACGATTGCGCCGCAGTGAGGGCAGTAGTAGCGGACAGGGACAGTCATCGTTGGAGGTTGGTGACGAACGGACGTAAACTGTGCGTCGGCGCGTCGGTTCGTCCCGGCGAACCGACGCGCCATTCGAGAAAGCGCAAACCCAGAACAATCTTGTAGCCCGGCGAACACCGTTAGTGCATGATAGACGAGACAGTCGAGGAGATACAGGAGATGCAAACGCACAGCTCCTCGACCGTCGCGGTCAAGGCTGCCCGCGCGTTAGAAGACCTCCTTAGCCGTGATTTCGAGACGGTCGAAGAGTTCGAGCGAGCGCTCGACCACAACAGCAACGCCCTCCGTCGTGCGAATCCCTCTCATGCATCGCTCGTCACGACACAGAGGGCAATCGTAAAGATGGTTACGGACGCAGAAAGCGAATCGGTCGAGCAGTCAAAAGACCAGATGCAACAGGCCATCGACAGCGTGGTCGAACAGGTCGTCACGGCAAAGCGTCGGGCCGCCGAAAACGCCACCCCGCAGTTCGAGGACGGGATGACCGTCATGACTCACGACTACTCCTCGACGGTGCTTGAGGCGGTCGAAAACGCCGTCACCAAGGGTTCCTATCTCGACGTGTACGTGCTGGAAGCCAGACCGCGCTACCTCGGACGCAAAACCGCCCGCGTCCTCGGCGAAATCGACCAAGTCGATGTGACGCTCATCATCGACAGCGCGGCGGGCCACTATCTGCCCAAGTGTGACCGCGTGTTCACCGGGATGGACTGTATCGTTGACGGAACCCTCTACAACCGCGTCGGGACGTTCCCGCTCGTCGCCACCGCGAACGAGGTGAACGTTCCCGTCACTACCGTCGGTTCCAGCGCGAAAATCGTCGGCGAGGCGTTCCGCTTCGAGAACGATTTCAGGTCGGCCAGCGAAGTCATTCGAGAACCGGCCGAAGGGTTTTCCGTGGAGAATCCTGCCTACGATGCAACTCCCACTAACATGCTCGATTCCGTCGTGACGGACGAGGGAACGTGGGAATACTGAACTGAAACGGTCGTTATTCTACTCGACGTTTACCTACTCGACGTTCACCCACTCGCCGTTTTCATCACTTCTCTCAATCGTATTCAACACCTTCTGCACTTTTAGCCCGTCCGCGAAGTTCGGATGATATTCCTCCTCCGAATCGACTGCGGAGAGGAACTCGTAATTCTCGTGGACGAAGGTGTGTTCCCACCCGATGACGTGGCCCGGCGGCCACCAGTGGTCGATGTAGGGGTCGGATTCGTCGGTGACGAGAATTGTCTCATAGCCCCGGTTGTCGTCCCGCAGGAGTTCCAGTTCATTGAGGCGTTCGAGCGAGAACTTCAGGCTTCCTTCCGAGCCGTGAACCTCGATTGTGTGGTCGTTTTTGTGTCCCGTGGCGAACCGGGAAGCTTCGAACGTTCCCATTACGCCGCCTTCCAGTTCAGCCTGCGCGGAGTAGGCGTCGTCCACCGTGACTGGTTTAGTTTCGTCTTCTCCTTCTACCGGGCGCTCGCCCACGAAGGTTCGGAGGTGACCCGACACGCGCTCTACGTCGCCCACGAGGAACTGCGCGAGGTCGATGGTGTGCGCGCCGAGGTCGCCGAGCGCGCCACTGCCCGCCAACTCCGCGTCGTTGCGCCACGACCACGGAGCTTCGGGGTCAACCAGCCAGTCCTGCAAGTACGTTCCTCGGAACTGGTGAATCTCGCCGAGTTCGCTGTCCTCGATGAGTTGCTTAGCGTACCGAATCGCCGGAACGAACCGATAGTTGAACGCAGTCGCGGTCGGTACCCCCGCCGATTCCGCCGCGTCGGCCATTCGCTCCGCGTCTGAGAGGTTTGCGGCCAGTGGTTTTTCCGAGAGAACCGGGGTGCCTGCTTCCAGCGCGGCGATGGAGGGTTCTGCGTGGACGAAATTTGGCCCAAGGTTGTAGAACACGTCCACCTCGGCTACGACTTCCTCCCAGTCCGTGCTGGTGTTTTCGAATCCGAGGCGGTCTGCGGCCTCCGTCAGTGCTTTTTCGTCTCTCCCGACGAGAACGTGGCGCTCTACGTCCGGCGCGTCCGGGAAGAACATCGGTAGGCGGGCGAGGGCGTTCGCGTGGGCTTTCCCCATGAATCGGTAGCCTAACACTCCGACTTTGAGACTCATGGGTTGGGGTACTTTGTGCGACCGCTTAGTGTTTGATGGCCCGCGATGAATTCGTGGTCGAGAGTAGATTGGTTTCGTTGGTGTAAAAACGGCTTTTCGACCCTCTGTTTGTTCGATTTTGCTAGTTGTTGCTGACTCCAATGACACTACACGCATGACGGAATAGCAGTACTAGATTCGAGTCAGTGTCTGTTTGTCGGTAGCAAGTCACGACTCCAATCATACCGCCACCGTCAGTATCCCCACTCCTCCCCGCCAGCGCGGGAATGCACTCACGCCTCACTGTCGTTCGGCATTCGTGCGAATCGAGCTGGCGCACCCTTGTGGTTAGTCAATCAAGCGATATGGCGCGCGCTGGCGTGGCATCGAGGAGTTCACCTCCGAGAAGGTGAGCCAAAGCCGCGCGAGGGATGACTGAGGAACGCAGTGACGAAAGAATCGGTTGGGGAGGCGTGTGGCGAACGAGATTTCGAAGAAATCTCGAACGCGAGTAGCGCGGAACTGTGTTCCGCGGACAGTCGAGCGGCGAAGCCGCGAGACGACGGTGCAACCGCGAGCAGGCGGTGCGGCGGCAGTTTCATTGGAGTCGGCATCAGTCTCCGCCAATCGAAACATCACAATCTTCTTGACATTTGTCCGATTATCGTCGTTCCTCACGAAATCCATGTTCGAAAATCACATTCGCGTCTCGGCCCGAGGACTCGTCTGGCGGGACGACGAACTACTCGTCGCTCGGGACGAGAAACCGGGAGAGGACAAGCCATTTTACTACCCTGTCGGCGGCGCGGTCGAGTTCGGGGAATACAGTGAGGACGCCCTTCGCAGGGAGTTCAAGGAGGAATTGGGCGTCTCACTCACGAACGTCACCTACCGCGAAACCTACGAAGGACTGTTCACGTTCGACGGCAATCCCGCGCACGAACTTTGGCGCGTCTACGAAGCGAACATCGTGGAATCGTGGCCCTACGAGCAAGACGAGTTTTCCGGCTACGAAGCCGAGTTCGACGAAGAAATCGAGTGCTTCTGGAAATCCCCGACCGAGTTTTCGGAGGGGAAAGAGACGTTCTATCCCGAACAGATTCTCCCAGATTTGTAGTCTTCTAATTCGCTCTATTCCGCCCAGTAGGCTTCGCCAGGCGTCGTCCTGAACACCACGCGTTCTACCATCTCGACGGCCTTCTCCAACCCTTCGTTCGAACTGGTCAGCGAATCCTCGTGTTCGATGGAGAGGGTGCCGTCGTACTCAATCATCCTGAGCGCACTGACGATGTCCTTCCAGTGCTCTTCGCCGTGGCCGTAGCCGACGGAGCGGAACAGCCACGAGCGGTTCGCTTCCTCGTCGTAGGGCGTCGTGTCGAGGACGCCTTTGTAGCGGGCTTGGGACTCGTAGACTTTCGTGTCCTTGGCGTGGAAGTGGTGGATTGCGTCGTGTTCGCCGAGGAAGCGGATGGCTTCGACGACGTCGATTCCTTGCCAGTAGAGGTGGCTCGGGTCGAAGTTCGTCCCGATTCGTTCGTTCGTCGCGTTCCGAAGTTCGAGCATCCCGACGGGTTCGTGGACGAGCATGTTCGGGTGCATCTCGATTGCCACGTCCACGCCGTGGTCTGCCGCGTGCTCCGCCAAATCGCGCCAGTAGGGGATGGCGACTTCTTCCCACTGGTAGGTGTGCGCCTCGTCGTGTTCCGATGGCCACGGGGCGGTAATCCAGTTCGGCACCTCGTCGTTCGGGCCGCCAGCAGGGAGTCCGGAGAAGCAGGTTACTGTGTCGACACTGAGTTGGTCGGCCAACTGAATTGCCTCGCGGAGTTCGGTGTCGGCTTCTTCTGCCTGCTCGTCGTCGGGATGAAGTGGATTGTTGTGGGTTGCCAGCGCGCTTACGTGCATGTCGTGTTCGGCCAGCAGGGAGTGCAACTCTCCCTGTGCGTCGTCATCGTCCAGATATTCGTC encodes:
- a CDS encoding DNA replication complex subunit Gins51, encoding MNLDELRSVQSKERSKDSLQHLRESFYEDVGSYIGSLRDERERAAERADNPFDSSEVNRLTDEIQTAEDVVEAIYERRVGKVVKRASLSAAGIPADEEGLTNEEQELFSDLVERIESNKSTVLDVLSGEEPNQSDSSPTETMSSEPTGTEHANSTPTGAESAESRTAETSPGTESSKTETTGSEPNSASDDHRPSAEAAAIAGDSEDAASAGTASSTETPDGPESETSAEESEAAADDSEPSLSDERTTVRITRDIGEILGVDEREYDLATEDVVTLPAENAGPLIERDAAEKLE
- a CDS encoding sodium:calcium antiporter, with translation MLVEVAEYSILAVIATVAIWKASSWLEQSSKRLSAYYGLPAIVQGAIVVAIGSSFPELASVVISTWRHGTFDLGVSAIVGSAIFNLLVIPALSGIFSDGVKADRSVVYKEAQFYMIAVSVLIITFAMAVIYYPVADMRLGGTVTWQLALIPIAFYGVYVFTQYQDTQDHDAEDAPEDINPAREWLMLLASLILIAVAVEGLVEAALGFGELFNTPNFIWGLTVIAAGTSLPDTLVSVRAARESNGVTSLANVFGSNVFDLLVAVPAGVLIAGSADIDFAVTVPMMGFLTLATVVVFGFLRTELTLTKNESWGLLGVYGLFLVWMVFETAGVTNLVPGA
- a CDS encoding archease, translating into MTYALREHTADVAVEATGKSLSAVFAAVADGLAAAMCDDIPDAGERFDIEVSAENREALLFDYLDELIYERDVRAVLPVENEASVHDANGEWTLAGSARGVPLSGLGAREIKAVTYSEMAIEETADGWRAYVVFDV
- a CDS encoding GNAT family N-acetyltransferase, with product MSVNIDTRVVSPGDNRYVEEAWQLKEKIRQSEDVLKQRRGFFTDAYRRSTVYCYLTDGEGGEQIVGFAAVRRDGYILFLAVNPDFRGEGFGQRLVARVAKNHATVTCHARSTNQNALDFYRHLGFSVERRIDNYYEDGGDAFYLRLGEEESITKRLSDFMRG
- a CDS encoding CDC48 family AAA ATPase gives rise to the protein MKLTVKPLKQKDAGRGLAAVDRRSMEELGVENGDYIVIEGRGQDRAVARVWPGYPEDEGRGIIRIDGKLRQEAGVGIDDKVSIEKADVKPANKVTIALPQNLQIRGNIAPHIRDKLSGQAITQGQAIPFGFGLMGMGSGQSIPLKVASTDPEGTVVVTDSTEIQISERPAEEIAAGAGGGGGQARPDVTYEDIGGLERELEQVREMIELPMRHPELFSRLGIDPPKGVLLHGPPGTGKTLMAKAVANEIDAYFRTISGPEIMSKYYGESEEQLREVFEEAEQNSPAIIFIDEIDSIAPKREEAGGDVERRVVAQLLSLMDGLEERGEVTVIAATNRVDAVDPALRRGGRFDREIEIGVPDRDGRLEIMQVHTRGMPLADSIDLEEYADNTHGFVGADLESLARESAMNALRRVRPELDLDSEEIPADVLEALKVTERDFKEALKGIEPSALREVFVEVPDVSWQDVGGLEDTKERLRETIQWPLDYPEVFESLDMQAAKGVLMYGPPGTGKTLMAKAVANESDSNFISIKGPELLSKWVGESEKGVREVFSKARENAPTVVFFDEIDSIATERGRDGGGGSQVSERVVSQMLTELDGLEELEDVVVIATSNRPDLIDSALLRPGRLDRHVHVPVPDEDARLAIFEVHTRNKPLADDVDLDSLARKTDGYVGADIEAVCREAAMAASREFIQSVSPEDIGESVGNVRITADHFENALDEVTPSVTEETKERYEEIEERFDSAEPETEEQLGRTFQ
- the priS gene encoding DNA primase small subunit PriS → MEARTRAYLRGRFRDHYRTVKPELPPAADEREWGYIPWTSGTGTTMVRHNSLLDLGTLRGFLERERPRHVYFSTGQYRNPGAGTMDGKGWRSADLVFDLDADHLPGVTPETPYAEMLARGKEELVDLIDLLDRDFGFEDMTVVFSGGRGYHVHVRDEGVLELDREARREIVDYIRAADADFESLIQSEAVAGIGLKNPTQKRTLPTDSGWGGRVHDHLCSFVDELLAMDEENALERLQEFDGIGAGKAAGAYKAAKNNHAEIKRGNVDVHPAFYGLAKILAADVFESETAAVDEPVTTDTHRLIRLPGSLHGGSSLEVTRIPHDELADFDPLRDAVPETFTRHDVTIELDETAQVELAGESFRLPAGDVSTPEYVANFLMARGRAEKGKE